Genomic DNA from Rahnella variigena:
TCACTTTTGCAGACTCAAACGGCTTTCCTCGCGGAAGGCCGTTTTTTTATACTCGATCAGGCGGCTGGTGTTTCATGCAAATGACGCCACAGAATTTTCCCTTCTGCATCCGTCACAAACAACACCGTCGAATAACGCAGCGTTTCCGGCTGACCGGGCAACTGCTGGCGTTCCTGATACGCAACGACCGCGCCTTTTTCACTTTCAGCAATCAGCACCGGCTTTTCGACCTCAATCTTCAGCCCGCTTTTCGCGCCCCGCTGCGCCCTGAAAAAAGCACATAACGCCGGATGATCCAGCCGGTGGC
This window encodes:
- a CDS encoding DUF4440 domain-containing protein yields the protein MNRYVKEVFDAHVLIQRWFTDSAAPEQVCDELLARFSPAYSMVTITGHRLDHPALCAFFRAQRGAKSGLKIEVEKPVLIAESEKGAVVAYQERQQLPGQPETLRYSTVLFVTDAEGKILWRHLHETPAA